The Methanobacterium lacus genome includes a region encoding these proteins:
- a CDS encoding DUF166 domain-containing protein — protein sequence MIKVVIVTDGPYGDRTYDTICEDFETVFIELEQPDSMFMDDVEVPEDSLNELRSADLVISYILHPDLVLEMVEQVHEDVGWIIVAAWRGEGLKNQLEDYGNVTCPDTMCELEENGDPVYDEFVSKFGRPIVEIKLEGNKVVNVDVIRAAPCGSTHYVSREMVGEDVNNLPTRAGLKVQLFPCRAPKLRLFVDECKKGLASNFHSQAFQEAIDKERNS from the coding sequence ATGATCAAAGTTGTCATAGTGACAGACGGTCCATACGGTGATAGAACATACGATACCATCTGTGAAGATTTTGAAACTGTATTTATCGAATTGGAACAGCCTGATTCCATGTTCATGGATGATGTGGAAGTACCTGAAGACAGCTTAAACGAACTAAGATCCGCAGATTTAGTTATAAGCTATATTTTACATCCCGACCTTGTTTTGGAGATGGTTGAACAGGTACATGAAGATGTGGGATGGATCATCGTTGCAGCCTGGAGGGGTGAGGGTTTGAAAAATCAGTTGGAAGATTATGGAAATGTTACTTGCCCCGATACCATGTGCGAACTCGAAGAAAATGGAGACCCTGTTTACGACGAATTTGTATCTAAATTCGGAAGACCCATTGTAGAAATTAAATTGGAAGGTAACAAGGTCGTAAATGTGGATGTTATACGAGCTGCACCATGTGGATCCACACATTACGTTTCTAGGGAGATGGTGGGGGAAGATGTTAACAATTTACCAACAAGAGCAGGCCTAAAAGTTCAACTTTTCCCATGCAGAGCACCAAAACTACGGCTTTTTGTTGATGAATGTAAAAAAGGTTTGGCATCAAATTTTCACAGTCAAGCATTTCAGGAAGCTATAGACAAAGAAAGAAATTCCTGA
- a CDS encoding DsrE family protein: MSFTPKQETKTLTIIITEGPYRSQYIEIAHNIVESALNNQYNVNLFLYMDATHIPKKNQNPHSFPNVVHRLKILIEKGCRCEGMYKMCHSKGSCM; the protein is encoded by the coding sequence ATGTCTTTTACTCCAAAACAGGAAACAAAGACCCTTACAATTATCATTACTGAAGGTCCATACAGGTCACAATACATTGAAATAGCGCATAATATAGTGGAAAGTGCATTGAATAACCAATATAATGTAAATTTATTTTTGTATATGGATGCTACACATATTCCTAAGAAAAATCAGAACCCTCATTCATTTCCAAATGTTGTACATAGACTGAAGATATTAATTGAAAAGGGGTGTCGATGTGAGGGCATGTATAAGATGTGCCACAGCAAGGGGTCATGCATGTGA
- a CDS encoding DsrE family protein, which produces MKRGVDVRACIRCATARGHACDKSAYLSGVSITSVYDIPEWIKKSDKVITLSG; this is translated from the coding sequence TTGAAAAGGGGTGTCGATGTGAGGGCATGTATAAGATGTGCCACAGCAAGGGGTCATGCATGTGATAAAAGTGCATATTTAAGTGGAGTTTCAATTACTAGTGTTTACGATATTCCAGAATGGATTAAAAAAAGTGATAAAGTCATAACTCTCAGTGGTTAA
- a CDS encoding DsrE family protein, which yields MESILIVVDKAPYGYEDTFSAFYVSIACLNRGMEADVLLIGDGVYAAIKGQKPGGTVDYPNVGELSYLIFPESKIFVHSSSLERRSIEEGELVEAAEIIDDIQLSQILLSKTKNRAFMRL from the coding sequence ATGGAATCCATTTTAATTGTGGTGGATAAAGCTCCCTACGGATATGAAGATACTTTCAGTGCATTTTACGTGTCTATAGCCTGTTTAAATAGGGGAATGGAAGCAGATGTTCTATTAATTGGAGATGGGGTTTACGCTGCAATTAAAGGTCAGAAACCTGGGGGAACTGTGGATTATCCAAATGTTGGGGAATTATCCTACCTAATATTTCCAGAAAGTAAAATTTTTGTACATTCCTCCTCACTTGAAAGAAGATCAATTGAAGAGGGGGAGTTAGTTGAGGCAGCAGAGATAATTGACGACATTCAACTCAGTCAAATTTTACTCAGCAAAACAAAAAATAGGGCATTTATGAGATTGTAA
- a CDS encoding (Fe-S)-binding protein has translation MEHDGSTHDIFPEGELVKRVSIEEIRPCIVAENMIRSLLQLDSKLESVIPALANKYPPGKVNYIKEKKILTLNIADRLVTLYPSGKISMNKTVDELDAISVVRDIMGQINEAYLELNSYNPTDYSKVNEKLSGIGPLAIYNCLPKTDCERCGEATCMAFSIKLLAGDINLNQCQPLNEDGDVSCLNELLGREIMLMLGWRD, from the coding sequence ATGGAACATGATGGATCTACACATGATATATTTCCTGAAGGAGAGCTCGTTAAAAGGGTTAGTATTGAAGAGATAAGACCATGTATTGTGGCTGAAAATATGATAAGGAGTTTACTTCAACTGGATTCCAAACTAGAATCTGTAATACCGGCTCTAGCAAATAAATATCCTCCCGGAAAGGTCAATTATATTAAAGAAAAGAAAATTCTGACTTTAAACATTGCAGACCGACTTGTTACCCTATATCCATCTGGAAAAATTAGTATGAACAAAACTGTAGATGAATTAGACGCAATATCCGTTGTAAGAGATATTATGGGCCAAATTAATGAAGCATACCTTGAATTGAACAGTTATAATCCCACAGACTATTCAAAAGTGAATGAAAAACTTTCAGGAATTGGTCCGCTAGCAATATACAACTGCTTACCTAAAACTGACTGTGAAAGATGTGGTGAAGCCACTTGCATGGCATTTTCAATCAAGCTTCTGGCAGGAGACATAAATCTCAATCAATGCCAACCACTCAATGAAGATGGAGATGTATCCTGCTTAAATGAGTTATTAGGTCGAGAAATAATGCTCATGCTGGGTTGGAGGGATTAG
- a CDS encoding DsrH/TusB family sulfur relay protein, whose protein sequence is MHLGFLLTKTPSEEGYNTFLKFIEMYKSHDLTIYLVGNGVYNFRKNYGASEHLLELLKNSPSLKIYSCEDDFEARGIGKETLIEDIIPFKTYDTIVVDIMENQDQIFSF, encoded by the coding sequence ATGCATTTGGGCTTTTTACTAACTAAAACACCTTCTGAAGAAGGTTACAACACATTTCTTAAATTTATTGAGATGTATAAATCTCACGATTTAACAATTTACCTGGTGGGAAATGGAGTTTACAACTTTAGAAAGAATTATGGGGCTTCTGAACATTTGTTGGAATTGCTTAAAAACTCACCATCCCTCAAAATCTACAGTTGTGAGGATGATTTTGAAGCTCGCGGTATTGGAAAAGAAACACTGATTGAGGATATCATACCCTTTAAAACCTACGATACAATTGTTGTGGATATAATGGAGAATCAGGATCAAATTTTTTCGTTCTAA
- a CDS encoding site-2 protease family protein — protein sequence MNALWYYAIGFLIIWILAFAFKDKLKIDISGPILMRRTKRLRNFIDSTAQRSPRFWRGVMSLGIPVAFFFMVLMVVVLLISLQSLLSSPQIGIILPGVDIPGSQIYVPFGVGIIALMTVMVVHEFGHGILARVEGVRIKSIGVLLLAVLPGAFVEPDEEDIEKSKRISKLRIYAAGSVFNLGLALVSLILFLLISVTMLGSIFMGIPGISVPGTTIKTPNIGYNISGPIYPTFHEQGMQISSVVPGSPADGILKEGMVIQSINGIPTTNTTDYVNLQPSIQKGETLTIQTDQGTEKVTTGTNPNNATKGYIGVRSQSNLVVNQDVASKYGTILPWFFYDLSNLLYWIFLLNFAVGTFNLLPLKPLDGGLMLEELLRYRLSENIVQKIINPLSYFLIIVIVVSIVYSLGRGLFLLL from the coding sequence TTGAACGCTTTATGGTATTACGCTATAGGTTTTCTTATCATATGGATACTGGCTTTCGCCTTCAAGGACAAGCTAAAAATTGACATAAGCGGCCCTATCTTAATGAGAAGAACTAAAAGATTAAGGAATTTTATAGATTCAACAGCACAGAGAAGTCCAAGATTCTGGCGAGGAGTCATGAGCCTTGGTATACCCGTGGCATTTTTCTTCATGGTACTCATGGTTGTCGTGCTTCTAATATCACTACAATCACTTTTATCAAGCCCACAAATAGGAATAATCCTTCCAGGCGTAGATATTCCAGGATCCCAAATATACGTACCATTTGGAGTTGGAATCATAGCACTCATGACAGTTATGGTTGTACATGAATTTGGTCATGGGATACTTGCAAGGGTCGAAGGAGTTAGGATAAAATCTATTGGTGTTTTGTTATTGGCTGTGCTTCCCGGTGCATTTGTTGAACCTGATGAGGAGGATATAGAAAAGTCTAAGAGAATTTCCAAATTAAGGATATACGCTGCAGGTTCAGTTTTCAACCTTGGATTGGCTCTTGTTTCACTTATTTTATTCCTTTTAATCAGTGTGACCATGCTTGGAAGTATTTTTATGGGAATTCCTGGCATTTCAGTTCCAGGAACAACTATAAAAACTCCGAACATTGGCTACAACATCAGCGGACCCATATATCCAACATTCCATGAACAGGGAATGCAGATAAGTAGTGTGGTTCCAGGCAGTCCTGCAGATGGAATTTTAAAGGAGGGAATGGTTATCCAATCCATCAATGGTATTCCAACTACAAATACCACAGACTACGTTAACCTACAGCCATCTATCCAGAAGGGAGAAACCCTGACCATACAAACGGATCAGGGCACTGAAAAGGTAACTACTGGAACAAATCCAAACAATGCAACCAAGGGTTACATAGGAGTAAGAAGCCAGTCCAACCTCGTAGTCAATCAAGATGTGGCAAGTAAATATGGGACTATACTTCCATGGTTCTTCTACGATTTAAGTAATCTCCTTTACTGGATCTTCCTATTGAATTTCGCTGTGGGAACATTCAACCTGCTCCCTCTGAAACCACTAGATGGGGGATTGATGCTTGAAGAGTTACTTAGGTACAGGCTTTCTGAAAACATCGTGCAGAAGATAATAAACCCATTGTCATACTTCCTCATCATTGTGATTGTTGTGAGCATTGTATACAGTCTGGGCAGAGGATTATTCCTCCTCTTGTAA
- a CDS encoding molybdopterin molybdotransferase MoeA produces the protein MFLTNLMPVQEAHDIIKSTLKTVGTENIVLEDAHMRVLAEDIRSNLNSPPFERSAMDGYAIKAEDTFGFSEANPAKFKIIDTIGAGQLSNKIVKTGQAVKISTGAPIPEGANAVVMEEYTNSDSELLEVETSVTPRENVSPMGEDFKKDDLVLRSGRLLKPQDLAIIASSGFNTVEVYKKPKVGIITTGTELVMPKPLLKGAEVINSNHYTFKAVVEASLAVPSLVHCIDSEKIVKDQFESMLDSHDVLITTGGTAISKGDVVVDVTEKLGEVLIHGVALRPGKPFGFGTVDDKPVFMLSGYPVAAMVQSDVFLRNSLYQMQGIEYQPQYVIKTTSKKIASNLGRTDYIRAKTDGSMVRPLKIKGSGIIRSMVESDSYILIEENLEGINEGTKCNVILYDSLTV, from the coding sequence ATGTTTCTAACAAACCTTATGCCGGTCCAAGAGGCCCATGATATAATCAAAAGTACGTTGAAAACTGTAGGAACAGAAAACATAGTGCTTGAAGATGCTCACATGAGAGTGTTGGCAGAAGATATAAGATCAAATCTTAATTCACCACCCTTTGAAAGATCTGCCATGGATGGCTACGCTATTAAAGCAGAAGACACCTTTGGATTTTCAGAGGCTAATCCGGCTAAGTTTAAGATAATTGATACCATAGGCGCAGGACAGCTTTCAAACAAAATTGTTAAAACTGGCCAAGCAGTCAAAATTTCAACAGGCGCACCCATTCCAGAAGGTGCTAATGCCGTGGTTATGGAAGAGTACACCAACTCTGATTCCGAACTCTTAGAAGTTGAAACAAGTGTGACTCCCCGGGAGAATGTTTCCCCAATGGGGGAAGATTTCAAGAAAGATGATCTGGTGCTCAGAAGTGGCAGACTGTTAAAACCACAAGACCTGGCAATTATAGCATCTTCAGGGTTTAACACCGTGGAAGTTTACAAAAAACCTAAGGTTGGTATCATTACCACCGGAACAGAGTTAGTAATGCCCAAACCCCTATTGAAAGGGGCAGAAGTCATAAATTCTAATCATTATACATTTAAAGCTGTTGTAGAAGCTTCCCTTGCAGTTCCAAGTTTAGTGCACTGCATAGACAGTGAAAAAATTGTCAAGGATCAGTTTGAATCCATGTTAGACAGCCATGATGTTTTGATCACAACTGGAGGAACAGCCATTAGTAAGGGCGATGTAGTGGTAGACGTGACAGAAAAACTGGGAGAAGTCTTGATTCATGGAGTCGCACTTAGACCTGGAAAACCATTTGGTTTTGGAACTGTAGATGACAAACCAGTTTTCATGTTATCAGGTTATCCCGTAGCTGCAATGGTCCAATCAGATGTATTTCTAAGAAACAGCTTGTATCAGATGCAGGGAATTGAATACCAACCCCAATACGTGATAAAAACTACTTCAAAAAAAATTGCTTCAAACTTGGGAAGAACAGATTATATAAGGGCAAAAACAGATGGATCAATGGTGAGACCACTCAAAATAAAAGGATCTGGAATCATCAGATCCATGGTGGAATCTGACTCTTACATATTAATCGAAGAAAACCTCGAAGGAATCAACGAGGGAACAAAATGTAACGTTATTTTATACGATTCATTGACAGTATGA
- a CDS encoding cadmium resistance transporter has product MVVVLIAVGVFIATNLDDIFILMSFFAMSEDRIKLIFGQYLGFLILLCISLACYQFKFVLSMHYLAVLGLFPIFIGIKYFWNFRKNIFTDVMLEKNFGPTGTQIGDALKGGNTILTVAMTTVANGGDNLAVYIPLFITLDNFELSITLLTFMVMVGVWCVLAYKMVNNRIVGEKLKIYGHLIFPVVLIIIGLGIIFRSLPFFL; this is encoded by the coding sequence ATGGTCGTTGTCTTGATTGCAGTTGGTGTTTTCATAGCAACCAATCTGGACGATATATTTATTTTAATGTCCTTTTTTGCAATGTCAGAGGATAGAATTAAACTGATATTTGGGCAGTATTTAGGATTTTTGATATTATTGTGCATCAGTTTGGCATGTTACCAATTTAAATTTGTTTTATCAATGCATTATTTGGCGGTTTTGGGTTTGTTCCCAATTTTCATAGGAATTAAATATTTTTGGAATTTTAGAAAAAATATTTTTACAGATGTGATGTTGGAGAAAAACTTTGGCCCAACAGGAACACAAATAGGTGATGCTCTTAAGGGCGGTAATACCATCCTAACTGTGGCCATGACCACAGTTGCAAATGGTGGAGATAACTTGGCAGTCTACATCCCATTATTCATAACACTGGATAATTTTGAGCTTAGTATCACACTATTAACCTTCATGGTCATGGTGGGGGTTTGGTGTGTCTTAGCCTATAAAATGGTCAACAATAGGATAGTTGGGGAGAAATTAAAAATTTATGGTCACCTAATTTTTCCAGTGGTACTTATCATAATAGGATTGGGAATCATTTTCAGAAGCCTTCCATTTTTCCTTTGA
- a CDS encoding ABC transporter ATP-binding protein codes for MASEDVMIKIESVNKSFGNIKALDNLNLDIYRGELLGIIGPNGAGKTTTIRLTCCVLKPDSGDIVVDGSSIHDDPITIKSKIGYLPEEPNLYERFKARDLLRYFAELYGVPKNQIEPRIEELLELVGMTHRSEDRINTFSKGLRQRISVARALIHDPEIIIFDEPTMGLDPATAASIRNFIRQLKGKKTIILCTHYMEEADLLCDRVAILNKGRVGDVGTPDYLKSKIHGDVILTVKTDSKREPTTIKDQITQFESVGTVKFADGIFSITLKHRNEIAAIVDVFGSHVVSVNTQEPTLNDVFIHSVK; via the coding sequence ATGGCTTCAGAAGATGTGATGATAAAAATAGAATCAGTTAACAAGTCATTTGGAAACATTAAAGCTCTTGATAATTTGAATCTAGATATTTATCGTGGGGAACTTTTGGGAATAATTGGGCCGAATGGGGCGGGAAAAACAACAACCATACGGTTGACGTGTTGTGTTCTCAAACCAGATTCTGGAGATATCGTTGTTGATGGTTCTAGTATTCATGACGATCCAATCACAATCAAATCCAAGATAGGTTACCTCCCTGAAGAACCTAATTTGTACGAACGTTTCAAGGCCAGGGATCTGTTAAGATACTTTGCAGAGCTTTACGGAGTACCTAAAAATCAAATAGAACCTAGGATAGAAGAGCTTCTGGAACTGGTTGGAATGACCCATCGTAGTGAAGATAGGATAAACACTTTTTCCAAGGGTTTAAGGCAGCGAATTAGCGTTGCAAGAGCTTTGATACATGATCCTGAAATCATAATTTTTGATGAACCTACAATGGGACTCGATCCAGCAACAGCAGCATCAATCAGAAATTTCATAAGGCAGCTTAAGGGCAAAAAAACCATAATACTCTGCACACATTATATGGAAGAGGCGGATCTACTCTGCGATCGGGTTGCAATTTTAAACAAAGGCAGAGTAGGGGATGTGGGAACTCCAGATTATCTTAAATCTAAAATTCATGGGGATGTTATTTTAACTGTAAAAACAGATTCAAAAAGGGAGCCTACCACCATTAAAGACCAGATTACGCAGTTTGAATCAGTTGGAACTGTTAAATTTGCCGATGGAATATTCTCAATAACACTGAAACACAGAAATGAAATAGCGGCCATTGTTGATGTCTTCGGGAGTCATGTTGTGTCAGTGAACACTCAGGAACCAACATTAAACGATGTTTTCATTCATTCAGTCAAATAA
- a CDS encoding ABC transporter permease: MKFTTITKWELKNTLKSRKFMMIFVLQLSVLLLMIVVFNSFVANIESEKGISITPSLNGFANMDVQDQSGLISKYVNPEIISVNNVTSYNTSILRTKNGLTTGFLYVPGNADSIIKAGDTVNMLVYVDAADPKMSVVTDEANNTAKTIAQSYSSSLTMSANSQNQTANFTQETTGESLPLQIIKKVMLTILLFLPLLLFGNIIIDSIVGEKERKTGEILVAMPLSQSDIIVGKGLAVALTISLQVLIWLVVLIIFGFKIFNPLAVFLFVFLTSIPIIGVTSVVAAYSKNYKEAGIGLSLVYLVVVGFLIIPVLVYISRKSFMANISPMTIVMRLFSGDFIPLPDYLLCLGFIALVSLVSYWIAIKMFSRDDITFGPRPGIFRILFEFLTLKFFRQ, from the coding sequence ATGAAGTTCACCACCATCACCAAGTGGGAGTTAAAGAACACCCTTAAGAGCAGAAAGTTCATGATGATATTTGTTTTACAGCTTTCTGTACTCCTGTTGATGATAGTTGTATTCAATTCATTTGTGGCTAATATAGAGTCTGAAAAAGGAATTTCAATAACTCCTTCACTCAATGGATTTGCCAACATGGATGTGCAGGACCAAAGTGGCCTAATATCCAAGTATGTTAACCCTGAAATTATCAGTGTAAACAATGTAACATCGTACAATACCTCAATATTAAGGACGAAAAACGGCTTAACAACTGGATTTCTTTATGTTCCAGGCAATGCTGATTCCATAATTAAAGCGGGGGATACAGTAAACATGTTGGTTTACGTTGATGCTGCAGATCCTAAAATGAGCGTGGTTACAGATGAAGCCAACAACACCGCAAAAACAATAGCACAGTCTTACTCCTCTTCACTCACCATGTCTGCCAACAGCCAGAACCAAACAGCAAATTTTACACAAGAAACAACGGGTGAATCCCTACCCCTGCAGATAATAAAAAAGGTCATGCTTACAATTTTGTTGTTTTTACCGCTGTTACTATTTGGAAATATAATAATTGATAGTATTGTGGGGGAAAAGGAGAGAAAAACAGGTGAAATATTGGTTGCAATGCCATTATCCCAATCAGATATAATAGTTGGGAAGGGTCTTGCAGTGGCACTGACAATATCATTACAGGTTTTGATATGGCTAGTTGTTCTGATAATTTTTGGATTCAAAATATTCAACCCTTTAGCAGTTTTTTTATTTGTATTCTTAACTTCAATACCCATAATAGGTGTAACCTCTGTGGTGGCGGCCTATTCAAAAAATTACAAGGAAGCAGGTATCGGTCTGAGTTTGGTGTACTTGGTTGTTGTGGGATTTCTGATAATCCCGGTGCTGGTTTACATCTCAAGAAAATCTTTTATGGCCAATATTTCTCCAATGACAATTGTTATGAGACTATTTTCAGGCGATTTCATTCCATTACCTGATTATTTGTTGTGTTTGGGGTTTATTGCCCTGGTTAGTTTGGTATCTTACTGGATAGCAATCAAAATGTTTTCAAGGGATGATATTACATTCGGTCCAAGACCCGGTATATTTAGGATCTTATTTGAATTCTTAACTTTGAAGTTCTTCAGGCAATAA
- a CDS encoding ABC transporter permease, with protein sequence MKEEMNKLKALTVKEGNDILRNKIYLLVVLVQVFILLGAFGLALASSVASDPALLDEYGATSVLKVAVPETVKGTPLDTALIDQKLNITYYNNVTVAQNALGTGIIAVVKVDPNNSLNISVDSDNSNIFYPIVSSKISAAVNQYSIEEKLKSSGVNSSQIQQILSPVNLQVIVYNMDKQSKLALNSPFFVEIMYGFIVPFILLLPFFLASNIVTDSVVGERERKTFEVLLMTPVSSSQVMLGKIIPILSFSMIQSMIWILLLDLLKVPIYNSVPILLILFFVGLAFIGIGTLLSMFVDSTKEANSAITIVLVFATFVLFMPLFIKTTYFSAILNFIPTVLIVKMASTPNISLEMLIYSLPTVLISILIFMLTIRYFRHERAIRL encoded by the coding sequence ATGAAGGAAGAAATGAATAAACTGAAGGCCCTGACAGTAAAGGAAGGAAATGACATACTTCGAAACAAGATATACCTTTTGGTGGTGTTGGTACAAGTATTTATATTGTTAGGTGCCTTTGGACTCGCCTTAGCAAGTTCTGTTGCTTCTGATCCGGCTTTACTTGATGAGTACGGTGCAACATCTGTACTCAAGGTAGCTGTCCCTGAAACTGTAAAGGGAACACCTCTTGATACAGCTTTAATTGACCAAAAATTGAATATAACCTATTATAATAATGTCACTGTTGCACAAAATGCCTTGGGAACGGGTATTATAGCTGTTGTGAAGGTTGATCCCAATAATTCCCTTAATATTTCAGTAGATTCAGATAATTCCAACATATTCTATCCAATTGTTTCGAGTAAGATATCTGCAGCTGTGAATCAGTACAGTATAGAAGAAAAACTCAAATCTTCAGGCGTCAATTCTAGCCAAATTCAGCAAATTTTGTCCCCTGTGAATCTTCAGGTAATTGTTTATAATATGGATAAACAGTCAAAATTAGCCCTTAACAGTCCTTTCTTTGTTGAGATAATGTATGGATTTATTGTACCATTCATATTGTTGTTGCCGTTCTTTTTAGCCAGTAACATCGTAACAGATAGTGTTGTGGGAGAAAGAGAAAGAAAAACATTTGAAGTATTGTTGATGACTCCTGTATCTAGTTCACAGGTTATGTTGGGAAAAATAATACCTATACTGTCTTTTTCAATGATTCAAAGTATGATATGGATATTACTATTAGATCTTTTGAAGGTTCCAATATATAACTCAGTACCTATACTGTTAATACTCTTTTTTGTTGGATTGGCATTTATAGGAATCGGAACTCTTCTTTCAATGTTTGTAGATAGTACGAAGGAAGCTAACTCTGCAATAACCATTGTACTAGTTTTTGCAACCTTTGTACTGTTCATGCCCCTATTTATAAAAACAACCTACTTTTCAGCAATACTAAATTTTATCCCAACAGTTCTGATAGTAAAAATGGCTTCCACCCCAAACATCAGTTTGGAAATGTTAATATATTCGTTACCAACGGTGCTAATTTCAATTCTAATTTTCATGCTCACCATACGCTACTTTCGACATGAACGGGCCATTAGACTATGA
- a CDS encoding diacylglycerol/polyprenol kinase family protein, which produces MDKELVRQLIHASGVFVLILGLFLRIDILILLCVIMVVSVEIMFVLDKYMHIPVFSNIMSTCKRSEDERGFLYFFIGIIATLVIFSFNLTIAYSAILLLLIGDSLSTIIGKRFGNHKLPFNQSKSFEGSLAFFGAGLICCLIFLQPIPAVIGALAGTLTEAYSPIDDNIPIPLISAMIMTIVIYLP; this is translated from the coding sequence ATGGACAAAGAACTGGTAAGACAATTAATTCATGCATCAGGAGTTTTTGTCCTGATACTAGGATTATTTCTTAGAATTGATATCCTGATACTCCTATGTGTTATAATGGTTGTATCAGTTGAAATCATGTTTGTACTGGATAAGTACATGCACATTCCAGTTTTTTCCAATATTATGTCCACATGTAAAAGATCTGAAGATGAAAGGGGATTTCTTTATTTTTTTATTGGCATTATTGCAACCCTCGTAATTTTCAGTTTCAATTTAACCATTGCCTACTCCGCCATATTACTACTTCTAATTGGAGATTCCCTGTCCACGATTATTGGAAAAAGATTTGGAAACCATAAACTTCCATTCAATCAATCAAAAAGCTTTGAAGGGTCTCTGGCTTTTTTTGGTGCGGGTTTGATTTGCTGTCTGATCTTTTTACAGCCAATCCCTGCAGTTATAGGTGCTCTCGCAGGTACTTTAACGGAAGCTTACAGTCCCATTGATGATAACATACCCATACCACTTATTTCTGCCATGATCATGACTATTGTGATCTACCTGCCCTAG